A DNA window from Desulforegula conservatrix Mb1Pa contains the following coding sequences:
- a CDS encoding CidA/LrgA family protein, translating to MLGYLTLVLVCQLTGEIIAKLTGLPVPGPVIGMVILFLILCLLGKVPKELENVSNSLLGYLTLLFVPAGVGVITNTDIILKSWAPITGAIVFGTAITIGVTGFFMQCLNKFMISRQQGKRQ from the coding sequence ATGCTTGGATATCTTACACTTGTTCTCGTCTGTCAGCTCACAGGAGAAATAATTGCAAAATTAACCGGGTTGCCTGTTCCCGGGCCTGTAATTGGCATGGTTATTCTGTTCCTTATACTGTGTTTGCTTGGAAAAGTGCCCAAGGAACTTGAAAATGTCAGCAATTCTCTTCTTGGATATCTGACCTTACTGTTCGTTCCTGCCGGAGTCGGGGTTATTACAAATACAGATATTATTTTGAAGTCATGGGCTCCGATAACTGGAGCAATAGTCTTTGGTACAGCTATAACCATTGGAGTTACGGGATTTTTCATGCAATGTCTCAACAAGTTCATGATTTCAAGGCAACAAGGAAAAAGGCAATGA